A stretch of the Halomonas sp. CH40 genome encodes the following:
- the rpsO gene encoding 30S ribosomal protein S15, with the protein MALTAEQKAQIVNEYGRGENDTGSPEVQVALLSTNINGLQDHFKTNKQDHHSRRGLIRMVNQRRKLLDYLKRKDFERYQSLIQRLGLRR; encoded by the coding sequence ATGGCACTAACGGCTGAACAGAAAGCCCAGATTGTTAATGAATATGGTCGTGGCGAGAACGACACTGGCTCACCTGAAGTCCAGGTAGCGCTGTTGAGCACCAACATCAATGGCCTGCAGGATCACTTCAAGACCAATAAGCAGGATCACCACTCGCGTCGTGGTCTGATTCGCATGGTAAACCAGCGTCGTAAGCTGCTGGACTACCTCAAGCGTAAGGATTTCGAACGTTACCAGTCGCTGATTCAGCGCCTTGGCCTGCGTCGCTAA
- the truB gene encoding tRNA pseudouridine(55) synthase TruB, which yields MARRRRGLPVNGVLLLDKPKGMSSNHALQRVRRLLEAQKAGHTGTLDPMATGLLPICLGEATKFSAHLLEADKVYRTRVELGVITDTGDAEGAVIERREVPDFTAEQVENVLSHFRGEIEQVPPMYSALKHQGKKLYELAREGKHVERAARRINVYDARLLSLDDHAFELEVSCSKGTYIRTLAEDIGLMLGCGAHISALRRLKTGPFGADRMWTLDALEQLDDQAAREGELMPVDVLVEHLPAKVVDEQAYWCLSHGQSARLDASSFSPDTLMRLYHASVFIGLGVVKGDDEVAPKRLLSSVAV from the coding sequence ATGGCGCGTCGCCGTCGAGGTTTGCCGGTTAATGGTGTGCTCTTGCTGGACAAGCCTAAAGGCATGTCCAGCAATCATGCCCTGCAGCGGGTACGCCGGTTGCTTGAAGCACAGAAAGCGGGTCATACGGGCACACTGGACCCCATGGCAACAGGGCTTTTGCCCATCTGCCTGGGTGAAGCCACCAAGTTCTCTGCGCACCTGCTGGAAGCGGATAAGGTTTACCGTACCCGCGTTGAGTTGGGTGTTATTACGGATACCGGTGACGCCGAAGGCGCAGTGATTGAACGTCGCGAGGTGCCTGATTTTACGGCTGAGCAGGTCGAAAATGTGCTTTCTCACTTTCGTGGTGAGATCGAACAGGTGCCGCCGATGTATTCAGCGCTTAAGCACCAGGGCAAAAAGCTTTACGAACTCGCCCGCGAGGGCAAGCACGTGGAACGTGCAGCCAGGCGTATAAACGTGTATGATGCGCGCCTGCTATCGTTAGATGATCATGCTTTTGAGCTGGAAGTGAGCTGCAGTAAAGGGACTTACATACGCACACTGGCTGAAGATATCGGCCTTATGTTAGGTTGCGGCGCACATATCAGTGCGCTGCGGCGGCTAAAGACCGGTCCGTTTGGCGCCGACAGAATGTGGACGCTGGACGCGCTCGAACAACTGGATGACCAGGCCGCTCGTGAAGGCGAGCTGATGCCGGTGGATGTTCTGGTCGAACATCTGCCAGCCAAGGTTGTCGACGAGCAGGCTTACTGGTGTTTAAGTCACGGTCAGTCTGCACGGTTGGATGCCTCCTCCTTTTCGCCGGATACCTTGATGCGGCTTTATCATGCATCTGTATTTATTGGCTTGGGGGTGGTGAAGGGCGATGATGAAGTGGCGCCCAAGCGGCTGTTAAGCAGCGTCGCTGTGTGA
- the rbfA gene encoding 30S ribosome-binding factor RbfA: protein MREFKRTDRVADQLQKELAVLIQREVKDPRLGMVTVSGVTVSRDLGYADIYVTLLGEQSPERIKENLQVLKRAGGFLRSQIAKRIKLRHVPELRFHFDESVVRGQHLSSLIDEAVASDRDRQDDDQPEGEADNEEAR from the coding sequence ATGCGCGAATTCAAGCGTACCGACCGAGTGGCCGACCAGCTCCAGAAGGAGCTGGCGGTACTTATTCAGCGCGAAGTCAAAGACCCGCGTTTGGGGATGGTCACGGTCAGTGGTGTGACCGTGAGCCGTGATCTTGGCTACGCTGATATCTATGTCACTTTGCTCGGTGAGCAGAGCCCTGAGCGCATCAAGGAAAACCTTCAGGTGCTGAAACGTGCCGGTGGTTTTCTGAGAAGTCAGATCGCCAAGCGGATCAAACTGCGCCATGTACCTGAGTTACGCTTTCATTTTGATGAAAGCGTGGTGCGTGGTCAGCATCTGTCCTCCTTGATCGATGAAGCCGTGGCCAGTGATCGTGACCGTCAGGATGATGATCAGCCGGAAGGTGAGGCAGATAACGAGGAGGCGCGTTAA
- the infB gene encoding translation initiation factor IF-2, with amino-acid sequence MSDMTVKDFAVKVGREAPRLLEQMKEAGLPHSSESDAVSEEDKQTLLRHLKKSHGGDNDASKNRITLTRKTRSKIKTGDRGKTIEVQVRKKKTYVKRAEDDKPKAQEPKHSGPRQLVGDMAEAEAERKVRDARDAEERKAAEAKRQADEAERKKRQEQEAQAAAAKAKQADVPTNLEIPVPELESSEPAAEEMPPAPPKEGRSDRRTAPPKKAAAKKKGRHDQEDDRTDREERKRGGGAKKAKRAERRGGRRSTGGQSGNGKHAFQKPTQPIVREVSIPESISVAELADKMSIKANEVIKAMFNMGAAVTINQTIDQDTAAIVVEEMGHKARLVKDDALETEVLDSISYEGEEITRSPVVTVMGHVDHGKTSLLDYIRRAKVATGEAGGITQHIGAYHVEDDHGGVTFLDTPGHAAFTAMRARGAKATDVVILVVAADDGVMPQTVEAIEHSKAAEVPMVVAVNKVDKEGADFDRIRNELSQHGVISEEWGGDTQFVHVSAKTGDGIEELLEAIQLVSEVLELTAVPSAPGKGVVVESRLDKGRGPVATVLVQNGTLKKGDIVLAGLHYGRVRALTNELGQQVDSAGPSQPVEIQGLDGTPEAGEEFMAVADEKKAREVANFRQGKYREVRLARQQKAKLENMFSQMGQDEVAKVNIVLKADVQGSLEAIKGALEELSTEEVKVAVVSSGVGGITGTDANLALASEAIVVGFNVRADAAAREIIEREGLDLRYYSVIYQLIDEVKQAMSGMLAPEWKEEIVGVAEVRDVFRAPKIGAVAGCMVVEGSVFRNKRIRVLRDNVVIYEGELESLRRYKDDVQEVRSGVECGIGVKNYNDVQVGDKIEVFDQVKVERSL; translated from the coding sequence ATGTCAGATATGACAGTAAAAGATTTTGCAGTAAAAGTGGGGCGTGAAGCGCCTCGTTTGTTGGAACAGATGAAAGAAGCCGGACTGCCCCATAGCTCGGAAAGTGATGCAGTGTCTGAAGAAGACAAGCAGACCCTGTTGCGCCACCTGAAAAAGAGCCATGGCGGTGACAATGATGCCAGCAAAAACCGCATTACCCTGACGCGTAAAACGCGTAGCAAGATCAAGACAGGTGATCGCGGCAAGACCATTGAAGTCCAGGTTCGCAAGAAGAAAACCTATGTGAAGCGTGCCGAAGACGATAAGCCTAAAGCACAGGAGCCCAAGCACAGCGGCCCTCGTCAGCTGGTGGGTGATATGGCTGAGGCGGAAGCAGAACGTAAGGTACGCGATGCGCGTGATGCCGAAGAGCGCAAGGCCGCTGAAGCCAAGCGCCAGGCCGATGAAGCTGAACGTAAAAAGCGTCAGGAGCAGGAAGCCCAGGCCGCAGCAGCAAAAGCCAAGCAGGCAGACGTGCCGACCAATCTTGAAATTCCGGTGCCTGAACTGGAAAGCAGCGAGCCAGCCGCAGAAGAAATGCCGCCGGCACCGCCCAAGGAAGGCCGCTCTGATCGCCGTACCGCACCGCCCAAGAAAGCCGCGGCCAAGAAAAAAGGCCGTCATGACCAGGAAGATGATCGTACTGATCGTGAAGAACGCAAACGCGGCGGTGGTGCCAAGAAAGCCAAGCGTGCCGAGCGTCGCGGTGGTCGCCGCAGCACTGGTGGCCAAAGCGGTAATGGTAAGCATGCTTTCCAGAAGCCGACGCAGCCGATAGTTCGTGAAGTGTCCATCCCTGAGTCTATCAGTGTGGCGGAACTGGCCGACAAGATGTCGATCAAGGCCAATGAAGTCATCAAGGCGATGTTCAACATGGGTGCCGCCGTAACGATCAACCAAACGATTGATCAGGATACAGCGGCGATCGTAGTGGAAGAAATGGGCCATAAGGCGCGTCTGGTCAAGGATGACGCACTTGAGACGGAAGTGCTGGATAGCATTTCCTACGAAGGTGAGGAAATCACACGTTCACCGGTGGTTACCGTCATGGGTCACGTCGACCATGGTAAGACATCGCTGTTGGACTATATCCGGCGCGCCAAGGTGGCGACGGGCGAAGCGGGCGGTATCACCCAGCATATCGGCGCCTATCACGTGGAAGATGACCACGGTGGGGTGACCTTCCTGGATACGCCGGGCCACGCGGCATTTACTGCCATGCGTGCCCGCGGTGCCAAGGCAACTGACGTGGTTATCCTGGTGGTAGCGGCTGATGATGGTGTCATGCCCCAGACGGTCGAGGCCATTGAACACTCCAAGGCAGCGGAAGTGCCTATGGTCGTGGCGGTCAACAAGGTCGATAAAGAAGGCGCTGACTTTGACCGTATTCGTAACGAGCTTTCCCAGCATGGCGTTATTTCGGAAGAATGGGGCGGTGATACCCAGTTTGTGCACGTGTCTGCCAAGACCGGTGACGGTATCGAAGAACTACTGGAAGCAATCCAGTTGGTCTCTGAAGTGCTTGAACTGACGGCAGTGCCTTCCGCGCCGGGTAAAGGGGTTGTGGTTGAGTCACGCCTTGATAAAGGTCGTGGCCCGGTAGCGACCGTACTGGTGCAGAACGGCACCCTGAAGAAAGGCGATATCGTGCTTGCTGGCCTGCATTATGGCCGCGTCCGTGCGCTGACCAACGAGTTGGGCCAGCAGGTGGATAGCGCTGGTCCCTCCCAGCCGGTCGAAATTCAGGGCCTGGATGGCACGCCGGAAGCCGGTGAAGAGTTCATGGCGGTTGCCGATGAGAAGAAAGCCCGTGAAGTGGCCAACTTCCGTCAGGGCAAATACCGTGAAGTTCGCCTGGCACGTCAGCAGAAAGCCAAACTTGAGAACATGTTCAGCCAGATGGGCCAGGACGAAGTTGCCAAGGTCAATATCGTGCTGAAGGCCGATGTGCAGGGCTCGCTGGAAGCGATTAAAGGCGCTCTGGAAGAGCTCTCCACTGAAGAAGTCAAGGTTGCCGTGGTGTCTTCTGGTGTTGGCGGTATTACCGGAACGGACGCCAACCTGGCACTGGCTTCTGAAGCGATCGTGGTTGGCTTTAACGTCCGTGCTGACGCGGCAGCTCGCGAAATCATCGAGCGTGAAGGTCTGGATCTGCGTTACTACAGCGTCATCTACCAGCTGATCGATGAAGTGAAGCAGGCGATGAGCGGTATGCTGGCCCCCGAATGGAAAGAAGAAATCGTCGGTGTGGCTGAAGTTCGTGATGTCTTCCGTGCGCCGAAAATCGGTGCGGTGGCAGGCTGTATGGTGGTTGAAGGCAGCGTATTCCGTAACAAGCGTATTCGTGTATTGCGCGATAACGTCGTCATTTACGAAGGTGAGCTTGAATCACTGCGCCGCTATAAGGATGACGTGCAGGAAGTACGCAGTGGCGTAGAGTGCGGCATCGGGGTGAAAAACTACAACGATGTTCAAGTGGGCGACAAGATCGAGGTCTTCGACCAGGTTAAAGTCGAACGCAGCCTCTAA
- the nusA gene encoding transcription termination factor NusA, protein MSKEILMVVDAISNEKGVPRDVIFEAVEAALASASRKRFDKEEANVRVHIDRRTGDYLTFRYWTVVEDDEFETPDYEIKESIAEQRDPPLKLGDVVEQQIENAEFGRIAAQTAKQVIVQKVREAERAEVVRQYADREGELVAGIVKKTTRDGLIIDLGDNAEAFLPRNEMIHGERYRMNERVRALLVQVDPEARGAQLLLSRTCPELIIELFKIEVPEIAEQLIEIKGAARDPGSRAKIAVKTNDRRIDPVGACVGMRGSRVQAVSSELQNERVDIVLWDDNPAQLVINAMAPADVASILVDEDAHAMDVAVAADNLAQAIGRSGQNVRLASELTGWRINVMTEAEADEKREQEIDSLVDTFIQHLEVDEDVARLLVEEGFTTLEEIAYVPLDEMLEIEEFDEDLVEALRARAKDELLTMAIASEEALDGAQPADDLLEMDGMERHLAFILASRGIVTMEDLAEQSVDDLVDIEELDEARAAALIMTARAPWFEDDAASESNTQ, encoded by the coding sequence ATGAGTAAAGAAATTTTAATGGTCGTGGACGCGATCTCCAATGAAAAGGGCGTTCCCCGCGATGTCATCTTTGAGGCGGTTGAAGCCGCATTGGCTAGCGCGTCACGCAAGCGTTTTGATAAGGAAGAAGCAAACGTTCGTGTTCACATTGATCGTCGCACGGGTGATTACCTGACGTTCCGCTACTGGACAGTCGTTGAAGATGACGAGTTCGAAACGCCGGACTACGAGATCAAGGAAAGCATTGCAGAGCAACGTGATCCGCCGCTGAAGCTTGGCGATGTGGTTGAGCAGCAGATCGAAAACGCCGAATTTGGCCGCATTGCTGCGCAAACGGCCAAGCAGGTGATCGTACAGAAGGTACGCGAGGCCGAGCGGGCTGAAGTCGTGCGCCAATACGCTGATCGCGAAGGCGAACTGGTGGCGGGTATTGTCAAGAAAACTACCCGTGATGGTCTGATTATCGACCTGGGTGATAACGCTGAAGCCTTTTTGCCGCGCAATGAAATGATTCACGGTGAGCGTTACCGCATGAATGAGCGGGTCAGGGCGCTGCTGGTGCAGGTTGATCCGGAAGCGCGTGGTGCGCAACTCCTGTTGTCACGTACTTGCCCTGAACTGATCATTGAGCTATTCAAAATTGAAGTGCCGGAAATTGCTGAGCAGCTGATTGAAATCAAGGGTGCTGCTCGTGATCCTGGTTCACGTGCCAAGATTGCGGTGAAAACCAATGATCGCCGTATAGACCCGGTAGGCGCCTGTGTGGGCATGCGTGGTTCGCGCGTTCAGGCAGTGTCGTCCGAGCTTCAGAACGAGCGGGTCGATATCGTGCTGTGGGACGACAATCCTGCCCAGTTGGTGATTAACGCCATGGCGCCGGCGGATGTCGCTTCCATTCTGGTCGATGAAGACGCCCACGCCATGGATGTTGCCGTTGCGGCGGACAATCTCGCCCAGGCGATTGGTCGCAGTGGCCAGAACGTGCGTTTGGCATCTGAGCTGACCGGCTGGCGAATCAACGTCATGACCGAAGCCGAAGCCGACGAAAAGCGCGAACAGGAAATTGACAGCCTGGTAGATACCTTTATCCAGCATCTGGAAGTGGATGAAGATGTCGCCCGCTTGCTGGTAGAAGAGGGGTTTACCACCCTGGAAGAAATTGCTTACGTGCCGCTTGACGAAATGCTTGAAATCGAAGAATTCGATGAAGACTTGGTTGAAGCGTTACGCGCGAGGGCAAAAGACGAGCTGCTGACGATGGCGATTGCCTCGGAAGAAGCACTTGACGGCGCTCAACCGGCAGATGACCTGCTTGAAATGGACGGTATGGAACGCCACCTGGCCTTCATCCTGGCCAGCCGTGGCATTGTGACCATGGAAGACCTTGCAGAGCAGTCTGTCGATGATCTGGTCGATATCGAGGAATTGGACGAAGCGCGCGCAGCGGCACTGATCATGACTGCCCGTGCGCCCTGGTTCGAAGACGATGCCGCATCCGAATCGAACACACAGTAA
- the rimP gene encoding ribosome maturation factor RimP: MATKHAALHALIEPVVTAMGFELWGVDHLSQGKHSRLVIYIERESGVSVDDCADISRQVSAVLDVEDPIPGEYRLEVSSPGMARPLYTLDHFARCIGHQAALKLRIPFDGRRKFSGLIAGVEEDEVLLHMDGEEFCFPIESIDQATIVPQFDD, from the coding sequence GTGGCCACAAAACATGCTGCGCTTCATGCGCTAATCGAGCCTGTTGTTACTGCGATGGGTTTTGAACTGTGGGGTGTCGATCACCTGTCCCAGGGAAAGCACTCGCGGTTGGTCATTTACATTGAGCGCGAAAGTGGCGTCAGCGTTGACGACTGTGCCGATATCAGCCGCCAGGTCAGTGCTGTGCTGGATGTGGAAGACCCTATCCCCGGTGAATACCGGCTGGAAGTTTCCTCCCCGGGAATGGCGCGCCCTCTTTATACCCTTGACCACTTTGCCCGTTGTATCGGCCATCAAGCGGCACTCAAGCTGCGTATACCCTTTGATGGTCGGCGCAAATTCAGTGGCTTGATTGCCGGTGTAGAAGAGGATGAGGTGCTGTTGCATATGGACGGAGAAGAATTCTGCTTTCCGATCGAAAGTATTGATCAGGCGACCATTGTTCCTCAGTTCGATGATTGA
- the secG gene encoding preprotein translocase subunit SecG produces the protein MQVQVIILMVHVVIAIALVVLILLQQGKGAEAGASFGGGASQTVFGSRGSGNFLARFTGILAAGFFVTSLTLAYFATQAGQAPEVGIPDAQLIQQRNEAPMLDESSGSVDNTAPVLEESDDQ, from the coding sequence ATGCAAGTTCAAGTAATAATTTTGATGGTTCATGTGGTGATTGCGATCGCCCTGGTGGTGCTCATTCTACTGCAGCAAGGTAAAGGGGCAGAGGCGGGCGCTTCCTTTGGCGGTGGCGCCTCCCAGACGGTCTTCGGATCGCGCGGTAGCGGCAATTTTCTGGCTCGGTTTACCGGTATTCTGGCGGCAGGATTTTTTGTGACCTCGCTGACCTTGGCTTACTTTGCCACTCAGGCCGGTCAGGCGCCGGAAGTGGGCATTCCTGATGCGCAACTGATTCAGCAACGTAATGAGGCTCCGATGCTTGACGAGTCCTCGGGAAGTGTGGATAATACTGCGCCAGTGCTAGAGGAGAGCGACGACCAATAA
- the tpiA gene encoding triose-phosphate isomerase: MRTPLIAGNWKMNGSAELIRQFGERFAQADLPEALDITIIPPFPYLDAARHAFEGTRLALGAQTLNPVHSGAHTGEVSGQMLKEFGVCYVLIGHSERRQLYRETDDHVYDRTQAALSVGLTPVLCVGETLEERDAGDTMQVVLRQVGYVMARLDPAQRQQMVIAYEPVWAIGTGRTASPEQAQEVMAGIREYQAGFDTQLAAQLRLLYGGSMNAGNAAELLAQPDIDGGLVGGASLKVDDFYAICQSAG, translated from the coding sequence ATGCGAACGCCTTTAATTGCCGGTAACTGGAAAATGAACGGTTCTGCCGAGCTCATTCGCCAGTTTGGTGAGCGCTTTGCTCAGGCAGATTTACCGGAAGCGCTGGATATTACCATTATTCCGCCCTTTCCCTATCTGGATGCAGCCCGGCATGCCTTTGAGGGTACCCGGCTTGCGTTGGGCGCACAAACGCTCAATCCCGTTCACTCCGGAGCCCATACAGGGGAAGTGAGCGGCCAGATGCTCAAGGAGTTTGGCGTTTGCTATGTGTTGATTGGGCACTCTGAGCGTCGCCAGCTTTACCGGGAAACTGACGATCATGTTTATGATCGTACCCAAGCAGCGCTCAGTGTGGGGTTAACACCTGTTCTATGTGTGGGTGAAACACTCGAAGAGCGCGATGCCGGTGATACCATGCAGGTTGTGCTACGCCAAGTTGGCTATGTTATGGCGCGCCTGGATCCTGCTCAGCGGCAGCAGATGGTTATTGCCTACGAGCCGGTCTGGGCTATTGGTACAGGACGTACCGCCTCTCCTGAGCAGGCTCAGGAGGTGATGGCCGGTATTCGTGAGTATCAGGCAGGCTTTGATACGCAACTGGCAGCGCAACTGCGTCTGCTTTACGGTGGCAGCATGAACGCAGGCAACGCGGCTGAGTTATTGGCCCAGCCAGACATCGACGGCGGCCTGGTGGGCGGTGCTTCGCTCAAGGTCGACGACTTCTACGCTATTTGTCAGTCAGCAGGATAA
- the folP gene encoding dihydropteroate synthase encodes MGILNVTPDSFSDGGQHASLDEALRHAERMLAEGAAIIDVGGESTRPGASPVAEQQELDRVAPVVEALVRELDALVSVDTSRASVMREVTALGAGMLNDVRALELEGTLSAAAASALPVCLMHRQGEPQTMQQAPRYERAIEDEVADYLMQRMEICEAAGLRKNRLLLDPGFGFGKTVEHNLRLLKHMERLCALGRPLLVGTSRKSMIGKVLERPVEERLTGGLALTALAVERGAKILRVHDVAPNVDAVNMTWAVMQEGCGRQQD; translated from the coding sequence ATGGGGATCCTGAATGTCACTCCTGATTCTTTCTCGGATGGTGGGCAGCATGCCTCACTGGATGAGGCTTTGCGCCACGCTGAACGCATGCTGGCTGAAGGTGCGGCGATTATTGATGTTGGCGGTGAGTCAACGCGCCCTGGCGCCTCGCCGGTGGCAGAGCAACAGGAGCTTGACCGTGTTGCCCCTGTGGTAGAAGCCTTGGTGCGCGAACTGGATGCGCTGGTGTCGGTGGATACCAGCCGTGCCAGCGTTATGCGTGAAGTAACCGCGCTGGGGGCGGGCATGCTTAACGATGTGCGTGCTCTGGAGCTGGAGGGTACCTTGTCTGCCGCTGCCGCCAGTGCCTTGCCGGTGTGCTTGATGCACCGCCAGGGAGAGCCCCAGACCATGCAGCAAGCACCCCGCTATGAGCGTGCCATTGAAGATGAGGTCGCGGATTACCTTATGCAGCGCATGGAAATATGCGAAGCGGCAGGCTTGCGCAAAAACAGATTGCTGTTGGATCCGGGGTTCGGTTTTGGCAAGACCGTGGAGCATAATCTGCGCCTGCTTAAGCATATGGAGCGTTTGTGCGCTTTGGGTCGCCCGCTGCTGGTGGGTACGTCACGTAAAAGCATGATTGGCAAGGTACTGGAGCGCCCGGTCGAGGAGCGCCTGACAGGGGGGCTGGCGCTGACGGCTTTAGCCGTTGAGCGCGGTGCGAAAATCCTGCGCGTACATGATGTGGCCCCCAATGTAGATGCAGTCAACATGACCTGGGCGGTTATGCAGGAGGGTTGCGGCCGCCAGCAGGATTAG
- the ftsH gene encoding ATP-dependent zinc metalloprotease FtsH, translating to MNDMAKNLILWLVIAAVLLTVFNNFSTETTTQTMNYSQFVQQVQNQQVRSVTIDGYTINGERSDGSSFQTIRPAAEDPKLMDDLLANDVTVVGQEPDQQSIWTRLLIASFPILLILAIFMFFMRQMQGGAGGGKGGPMSFGKSKAKLLSQDQIKTTFADVAGCDEAKEEVEELVDFLRDPTKFQRLGGTIPRGVLMVGPPGTGKTLLAKSIAGEAKVPFFSISGSDFVEMFVGVGASRVRDMFEQAKKQAPCIIFIDEIDAVGRSRGAGMGGGNDEREQTLNQLLVEMDGFEANEGIIVIAATNRPDVLDPALMRPGRFDRQVTVGLPDIRGREHILGVHLRKVPLAEDVKPQLIARGTPGFSGADLANLVNEAALFAARGNKRLVGMDELEQAKDKIMMGAERKSMVMTSKEKLNTAYHESGHAIIGLVMPEHDPVYKVTIIPRGRALGVTMFLPEEDRYSLSRQQIISQICSLFGGRIAEEMTLGPNGVTTGASNDIKRATELAHNMVAKWGLSDEMGPILYDEDESHQFLGSSQGGAKMKSGETTTRLDKEVRKIIDGCYEQAQKILEDNRDKLDAMADALMKYETIDATQLKDIMEGRTPRPPEDWNEGDSSGGGSPVTDKQSSDKPKEEVSGSSGNGTDGGADDKGNDIGDESEDEDGPRRRPSDPLGGSAGP from the coding sequence TTGAACGATATGGCAAAGAACCTGATTCTCTGGTTGGTCATCGCGGCAGTACTGCTGACGGTGTTCAATAACTTCAGCACCGAAACGACGACGCAGACCATGAACTACTCACAGTTCGTGCAGCAGGTGCAAAATCAGCAGGTGCGCAGCGTCACCATTGATGGTTATACCATCAACGGTGAGCGTAGCGACGGTTCAAGCTTCCAGACGATTCGTCCGGCAGCGGAAGACCCCAAACTGATGGATGATCTCCTGGCCAACGACGTAACCGTTGTGGGCCAGGAGCCTGACCAACAAAGCATCTGGACGCGTCTACTGATTGCCAGCTTCCCGATTCTGCTGATACTGGCTATTTTCATGTTCTTCATGCGCCAGATGCAGGGCGGTGCCGGTGGCGGTAAAGGCGGGCCGATGAGTTTTGGTAAATCCAAGGCCAAGCTGCTCTCTCAAGATCAGATCAAGACGACTTTTGCTGATGTGGCAGGCTGTGATGAAGCCAAGGAAGAAGTGGAAGAGCTGGTCGACTTCCTACGCGACCCGACCAAGTTCCAGCGTCTGGGTGGCACCATCCCGCGCGGTGTCTTGATGGTCGGGCCTCCAGGTACGGGTAAAACGCTGTTGGCCAAGTCGATTGCCGGTGAAGCTAAGGTGCCGTTCTTCTCGATCTCTGGTTCGGATTTCGTTGAAATGTTTGTGGGTGTCGGTGCCTCACGTGTACGTGACATGTTCGAACAGGCCAAGAAACAGGCACCCTGTATTATCTTTATTGACGAGATTGATGCGGTAGGCCGTTCGCGTGGTGCTGGCATGGGCGGCGGTAACGACGAGCGCGAGCAGACGCTCAACCAGTTGCTGGTTGAAATGGATGGTTTTGAGGCTAACGAAGGTATCATCGTTATTGCCGCCACTAACCGCCCTGACGTGCTTGACCCGGCGCTGATGCGTCCGGGCCGCTTTGACCGCCAGGTCACGGTAGGCCTGCCGGATATCCGTGGCCGCGAGCACATCCTGGGCGTTCACCTGCGTAAGGTGCCGCTGGCAGAAGATGTCAAACCGCAGCTGATTGCCCGTGGTACGCCTGGCTTTTCCGGCGCTGATCTGGCCAACCTGGTCAACGAGGCAGCCTTGTTTGCCGCACGTGGCAACAAGCGTCTGGTCGGTATGGATGAGCTTGAACAGGCCAAAGACAAGATCATGATGGGCGCAGAGCGCAAATCCATGGTCATGACCAGTAAAGAGAAGCTGAATACGGCTTATCACGAATCAGGTCATGCGATTATCGGTCTGGTGATGCCTGAGCATGATCCGGTTTACAAGGTCACCATCATTCCTCGTGGTCGTGCGCTGGGTGTCACCATGTTCCTGCCGGAGGAAGACCGCTACAGCCTGTCACGCCAGCAGATCATCAGCCAGATTTGCTCGCTGTTCGGGGGGCGCATTGCCGAAGAAATGACGCTTGGGCCAAATGGTGTCACCACAGGGGCATCCAACGATATCAAGCGTGCAACCGAGCTTGCCCACAACATGGTGGCCAAGTGGGGGCTTTCGGATGAAATGGGGCCGATTCTTTACGACGAAGATGAATCGCATCAGTTCCTCGGTTCAAGCCAGGGCGGCGCCAAGATGAAATCGGGTGAAACCACGACGCGTCTGGATAAGGAAGTCCGCAAGATTATTGATGGTTGCTACGAGCAAGCGCAAAAGATTCTTGAAGACAACCGCGATAAGCTTGATGCAATGGCAGATGCCTTGATGAAATACGAGACCATCGATGCCACCCAGCTGAAGGATATTATGGAGGGTCGTACGCCGCGTCCTCCGGAAGACTGGAACGAAGGAGATTCATCCGGTGGCGGTTCGCCGGTAACCGACAAGCAGTCTTCTGACAAGCCTAAGGAAGAGGTATCCGGTAGCAGTGGCAATGGCACCGATGGAGGTGCAGACGACAAGGGCAACGATATTGGGGATGAAAGTGAAGACGAAGACGGACCACGTCGTCGTCCTTCTGACCCGCTAGGCGGTTCTGCAGGGCCCTGA